AtggcagttcattggttccagacccgaccgtgataagtgaaattccACCACAAGTAGAATTCGATATTAATAATTTTtcgttgttagagcatagaaaacctgtttacgaccttctaaatacagtttttacctttattagagcactgtagacatgaaagaacaccccatagtcaccttttttACTTGTACTacccaaatatagtagacaataaAAGTCCTCTtaggcataaataagataagataaactCACACTTTAGCATAACTCCTGGTAGCTATTGTCTCATGATGCAATGTTACGGACACCTGGAGAACTGTGTAGAATACGATGCAACTGCCGcggtttgtggttaaggagagactaactatgcacttcaattgctttattaacaagcagtgaacattcacacaggagctgccgtcggccactctctacactgctaacctgctgctagcactcagctaacagtcaattTCAGCGGCTACACTTCCACGGTTTGCAACAATATATTGATAAATCGTGCATTTTGAGGTTGaaaacagcctattattagtcaagaaaatacgcatatttcagcaaatgttactttttttggctaaattacttattttctaatcataaaatggctgaatgaacttaaatacaaatgaggtattcagaagacgcattcaaagatgttgtgatgatgggtagtattctacactggtcacaaggtgtcagtaatgttactgtaatgttcaatgaGACAGACTTGATTGAATTCTCATAACAGGCCCAATAATCCCCAAcaagggctactgttgtggccgtaaccctcgcaagctaaaactcaactctgaacccccgatgtcacttcctgttccaaTTATGAAaattttccatttataaattaggactcctactttgcggatattcacttatcacagtcggggtgtggaaccaattaactgcgataaacgagggactactgcaTGTTGAAGgtgaaaaataaacattcacCCAAATGTTATCATGTATCACTCCTTCAATAGCATTTGCAATAACTGACTTTATAAAGTGGGCCTACCTTGTTTGGGTTTGCCAGGAGCATGATCTGTGTGACGGCAGCAGGAGGAAGGATGGGGTTGTACGCAGGAAGGTCTGTTCCTGAAGGTGTCTGCAACTTCACCACCATTGACTGCAAGCCATAAATTGAAAACAATGCACTGCTCACATCAGCAAATGAAAGAGGTCATCTTATCTACACAGTGGAGGAAAAACAAGATGCCCTTGCAGACCTTTTGCGCAGAAATTTGGAAGCTGATGTTTGTGACGGGCACGGGAGCGGAGGACAGCATGGAGATGATCACCACCAGCACATCAGGGCGAGATGGAGGCGAGTCACGTGCAATGTGGAGGAGAACGCGTAGATTGTGTCCGTCAAAGACAGTCACAGGTAACAGACTGCCTGAAAGAgtgataatataataaaaagggAGAGGAGGTTGAttgaaattacaaaaaaaaaaaacaaaaacaaaacatgtggaCCTACTGGGCTTAATTGATTCCAGAGGTACAAAAACATCAGCCAGGGAGACCTCAGAAGACGAAGTCTCTGTGTGAGCAGGGGTCATGTCCAACAACGTGGGGCCAAGGTTGGGTTCTGAGTGGAGGAGTAGTGAGGGATGGTCTGAGACAAAGGCTGGGATGGGGTTGGGGGTAATGTTGGACCCCAACTTGCTCTGTAAATCTCGCAGAGTTGGTTTGGACTGCTGTTTGTCCCTATAAGCAGACACAATTACTACTTATCATGCATGTGTCCAAAATGCTCACTGTCAAATTACGTCTTCACGATGTAAAATGGGAACAACAGTTGCATGGGCACAATCCATGCTACTGTATCATCCTTTCTTTTAAAGCCTGTTCCACACTGTACCATTTATGCAGTCTTATAAAGATGCCACTGCTCAATGTCAAATGGATATTCCTTAAGTGACTGCTCATGGAACACTCAATCCTAAACCCATCATCAGGGTCTGCTTGTTATGGCACCCCAGAGTCAAACTGTAGTGTTTACCCATTTGTATGCGTGgtaaagaaaacaaatgtacaGAAAAGGGAAGTGTCTTCACATTTATAGATGGGGGGAAAAATGGCCAACATGAGACAAAGCAGGAGGTGAGTCACATAGCTTTATCTCAGCGCACCATTTTTTGGGGCTGTGACTGTGTGGACATGGTGACATCATTTTCTATTGGTTGGTTCTGTCTATCGTCTGTGTCCCTGTCTCAGTGGGTAATGTACAATTTGAACCAGGACTGCACATGTTTACGTAGAAGAGGCTTTCGGCACATCACCCACAAGAAGAGTATCATGTCGAGGACTGTTATACCATTTAACCTGCAGGCCCTCTGGAGGGAGGGACTGCTGCAACAGCGTCTTTCCCAACAAGTCCAGCTCATCAAGGGCCGAGCCTTTGGGGGCCGAGCCTGGGGAGATGGGATGGGAGGGTGGTTCTGGACTCAGGAGGAGACtgggtgctgctggaatgtctGCGTCGATGCTGTCAGACGACTGGAAGTGGAAATTAGTGATGAAAATAATGATACGAAATTAAAAGTCATTCCTGCATCACTAGATTGTTGCACCAATTACCGCTTCTCACCTGGAAAGAATCCCAGGCAGTGGAGTCCTCAGGCTGGGAGGGAGGGTTAGAGGTGTGTGTTCCTTCACTTAGACCTGGGGGAGACAacacaatataaaatatatgtcaGTAACGTACTATTTCTTCTTTCTAGTTTGGCTGATCTTGCGACTTGATAAGACTTCTAGTCAGGTGTGACTTATAATAACAaacgcagttaggcacacaatgCAGGGCATACCGGAccctttttaatcacaaaatactTTCTAATGCGTCTCTGCCTGTgagtaatgtgcaactacagTAATATGATGCCTGTGTAGATTGAGAAATGTGATATCTTAGACAGCAGCGTTGTTGAATTAGGACGCTAACTATGTCTAgattggagattgtagctgctgtgtcagccacttgCTAAATACACGCCTGTGAATTTCAGGCTATTTTAAGTGTCTTCTtcgagaacattctgacatttattaaacaggtgcgtttttattgtatccatatactttaaaaaatagCTTGATCATTAATATCAGTAAATGcaacttgctgtttttttttccctcttcacgacacatttttttgcctgatgcgacttatacaccggaaaatATGATAATTGTAgctctgaaaaaaaataataataatttgttctAAAAAGGGAAGTGGTTACCAAGCGACATGAGCTCATCATCGAGTAGAGAGATGCCAGTCTCCTGTGAGGTTGCATTGAGGCTGTCGGTTGGAGTAGGGAATTCTGGGAAGGATGGAGGCGATTGGGGTGATGTGTCCAACCCCGACAGATCCAGCAGTGCTGTTCTCCCTGCCGGGTGAACATTGAGATTCCCTGTCATACAAAGAATTCTAACAAATCTGTTCATGAGCTTTAGGCCGTCAGTCTCTCACCcacctgtttgtttttgtgcgtTTAATGCATTGTTGCCATTCACAACCTCCCCTTTCACCTGCTGTTTGTACAGGTTGATGACATGAGTCAGGCTGTCGTTGGCCTGCAGGATCTCCGCTGTGGAAtgttacaacaaaataaaagcacaggttCATCCAGCCTTATATGAATGGCTCAAGCTGGTGGGGAAATGGTGTTGCTTGGCAAAACTCACCGAGAGCCTCGTCATTATCTTCCGTATCACTTGCCAGTCTGAACAGTGTGGgcctcattttttcacagcgCTGGTAAAGGTCCTGTTAAAGAAGCGAAACGCTTACAATCAAAACGCTATGGTGTGGGGTTCAGTTCAAACCAACTTGCTCGGAGTGGCGTTTGCTCGGGCAAGCGTGAACACCATCATCCAAACGCTGGTGCGCCACAGTTCAAACGTGAACGCTGCATGGGCCAGACCAGAAAATGTGCCGCAACTACTGAACTGCCCAATCAtgtccttactttatgcataGTCGCCCCTCCCTCATGCAGAACACGAGCTATACTTATGGCCCTCAGTTTGTGCAAGGGGGCACATACTCTGCAAATGCGCATCGCTGCCATGAGGCATAGAGCACCAAGTCAGCCCGAGGGAGCTGATTAACAGCACGCAGCAGTAAAAGGCAGAGGGGCGTGGGTTTGATGGCAGCCCCGGAcagttaaaaacacaaaacaaaaacttcCGTTGTGATTTTGCGTGAAAAATAATTTACTGAGCAGTTAGTTTCCCAGGTATTAATTGTACTCCAAAACGTGCAaatcaaatagtataaaaatagttttcagGGTCAGTTAGATCCGAGAGATGTGCTGCCCAGGGGGGCCCAATGTGATTCAtgaggcccagaattcctggtgtTGCCTCTGTTCGTGAAACAGTCATTTTGTAATAGGGGCAAGCAATTTGGCCAAGGGCGGCCCTGACTTTATGCAGTTGTCATTACTGTGCAGCCTTTGGCGTAATGACGAAAATACTAGTGTGAATGCTGGGCGAACTGTGCCAAAGTGCGtgccaagcatttttttttttttttaaatgtactttcgGTCCAAACCAGAGCACCAAACTAATTTGGCTTTGCAACTTTGCAAAGGTTATAAATGCTCACCTGTATGAGCTCAAAGTTGCTCTGACTTGTGGCGGTGCTGTCGTAATCCTGCAGGAGCTGAGTCAGCAGGCTGACGCTCTCATTCACCTCCTGAATGGCACTAACCCGCTTGGACACCTTCTCTGCTCGCTTCTGATCCtacaaaaatttgaaaaaggcTTTTTGGGTGATACCTTTGCGCACACATGGAGTGtatattattagtttttagaATGAAAAGTAAAGGTGGGAGGGGCCCACATAAAAAGGGAAAAAGGAGAGTTACCTCTTGTACCATTTCCTTGATGAGTTTGTTGGCGGCTTTCAAGTCCTCAGGATGCGAGCTGTTCAGCAGGCGTGACAACATCTGTTAAAGCCAAAAGAAGTATTAAAAGGAGGCAAAAGCAAGCATTCATGACCAAAAGCTGACTGAACAGCATATGACAGAATCTGAACATGGTGACAAGTGTTCATGTTAGTGCACGCCAAGGTTCTTACTTTGGACTTCTCTTCATcctcaaaaatggcatttttgggTCTGGGTGGAGGAAGAGTAGGTTGTAAATCAGGGGGCAGCTGTGGGTCTTGCTTGAGAATGCCTGCAAACCAAAAAGGATTTTAGAATCTTTCCAGCCCAAATGGCAGACTGCACTTTAAGTGCCTTCTAAGAATTTCAcgtgtacagtggatccccgcttTTTGCGGATGTTACATCGCAAAGGGCAAAAAATGtggagtaattgatacgcccataataatgtctatttttgacaaacaatgtgaatgtaaaactagaaaatgTGGAttgtgtgttaacatttttggcttactgggacaaattaattttatttgcattatttcttatgggaaaaatggattcagtaatgatgctaaccaaggttgcactgcatttttaaattattaccaGCTTAAGAAATCTATTTGCTGCAgaaaaaaacggcctattttacaaaatatgaccaaaaatctgcaaatttgccaGGCCGTCAATGCTGAAGCACCAACGTCCGGAGATCCACTGTATGTTGCATCCAACTGAAAGCCTCCTACCTTGCTTCTTTAGCATCTGATAGGCATCTAAGATCTTGGCCTCATCGGGCAGTCCTAAAGTCCAGCTGTAGATCAACTCCAAGACCTTCTTCTTCACTGGCTCTGGCGACCGTGAACCCAAGTACTGTGTGAGGAATTGATGACAATAACAAAGAGTTAAACGTGTGAGAACACCATGCAGACGTGCGCAGAGACACTCTGATGACAACTTTACCTTCGGAGAAACTACTTTGATGAGTTCATTGAGAAAGCGGAACTTGCCCACTTCATTGTGAAACCTTTTCCCACAGGTTTTCATACATGTCTCCAAAACCTGGTGAAGACAAGGAGAACAAATTGGACAAAAAGGACACAGATACCCTGGCAGCAGGAAATGTTTGCTCATATTATGAATTTGTGTAAGCTACCCCTTCTACTCCAACTGCTacacacaaaagagtgaaaatttGGCAAAATATGCTCgcttactgtgttgcctgtgccatGATTTTCTTGCCAAACACACAACATGGTGGCAGAGTCATAAAATCCCCCAAATTTGACCCCCACAAGTCGACTTGCTCTTCAAAATACCGACTGTGACTTGAAGGTGTTTAGTCAAATCACCACGAAATTgggcacacacctttaggggattgacaagcacatgtctgtgaAATTTGAGCAacactggttgaaaaacatggctgccagcaACCAAAGCAGCTTTGCATGGGCACGTACAGTACGAGTCTCAGCAACTAActgcccataagtcattgactatTTGTCTAATGGTgacaaaactttgaggatagccgtattattacatgtatgctaacatgtcttccaaagcattttgaacacGTGACAAAAATGTTCACTTGACTGAACACAACACAAGTGCACTTCAGCTACACTAGAcatacctgcacaatctaaacAAGCACAAGAGTAAGGGTTCTTGtccatgtgtacctaatgtggcTAGTGCATGTTACAATGCATGTTTACCAGTAGAGCCTGCATGGCCTCCCACTCCTGTGGAGATTGTATCTTGTGGGCCAACAGCCTGGTGGCCAGCTGAGGTCTGCAAAATTAGACAAAAACAAGAGTCAACACCAATACTGTACTACTACTGTGTATTTCTTTTTAACGTAATTTAGTGACAAGGTAAATACTGTAATTAAGGAAGGGCAGTGCAACAGTGATCTTTACATGCAATAGCCAATGGGCCCTCCACTTACCCTTCCAAATCATTGTTGAGCTGTTCACAGAATGCATTGATGCTGCTCCAGTCTGTATCCCTATTCAGTGGGTTGGTTGCTCTGTCTGAAATGTTAAACAGTCAGGCGAAGGGCATAATAAGCAACACTTATCACATTACAGCTTTAAAGAGCCAATGTTGATATGCTaagaaaacagcctgcatctctgctttgtgatatagaagcaaagcattttattattattagcagtagtagtagaTTAATTAATATTCACATTCCAACTCTTTCTCGTTACATGTATacatttttgcttattttattgctgttttcttgttttttttagaatgtgccaacaaaaaaacaagctgtggaccACAAATGGCTCCCGGCCCGcattctggacacccctgccttagtgTTAAGGTTAGCTAGCTTGGCGGTGTACTCGTGACGGTGTCTGTTTGTAACCTGCAACTTTGTTATGGGTTCACTGCTTTAAAACAGTGAAAGAAAACCGCTTTGTTGAAACCAGAAGTCCCGTATAGGTGCCGTCGCATACCACAAAAATACGAAAGATCGAGCCTTAAAGCTAAAAGGACGCCTATTGGTGCTGTGTTGACAGCTGCCAGGTACAGGTAGCTCTGGAGCTACGTTAGCATCCTGGGTGTCACGGAACCGTCTTCAGCCTTCGTTGCTCGCTGAAGTGGCATTTTGGTCAActgacaccacacacataacatTCAGAAAGCATATTATGTATGATCGCCAGCCTTAAGGCAACATGACGCCTTCATTTAAGCTGATATACTCACTGATACGTGACTCCAAACTCTCCGTTTCTGGCGGAGCAGCCATCACTGCGAGATTTATGTCGCTCTTACGTCTGCCTCTCCCGCAGCCACGCAAGAGCACGTAAAAGCGGAGTCAACGTAGAACTAGAGTGAATAGATATAATATTTCCACTACAATACCTGTCTGTTGTAGCAGTCacttgaaaaataataattttgtgtaaaaaaaaaaaggtaaagcaCAAATacgatgttgttgttgttgtctttaaATCTTACTTTTAGACCCAAATGAAATGCCAACGTGTATGAACAGGGAATCTAGTGTAGTACTTCTATGAGCATGGAAAATACGCCCAAATACCGGAAGTCAGCCACATTTAGAATTAAAAGCCACGGTGAATTTGTGACACTGCGTTATAAGCATGTGTTGTGTTTGATCCAAACATTTCGCACCTAAGCATGTATCGTAATAGAATGCTTAAATATATACGCTCTGTCTGTGAATATACCGATCTTGTGTTTCAATGTTGATCGGAACCACCGACGGGATTACAAATTCTCATGTGATTCCTATTATGTGTTGTTCTGTACTGCAGTCACGTTGCAACTTCAGTATTGAATATTAAATCCTTGATTTTActgtttgtttctttgtgtCGTTAATCTCAACTTCTAAATGTTGCCACGAATTAAAATAAGACGTTTTATCATTTAAACCACGCACTTCCTGTATCGTGGATGGTGTAAAATGATAGAAACATTTTCGTTTTAATGAATGGCGTATAacagaaaaatatatactgGAAAACATGATTTAGCTCTACCAAAGTAGACAGTGGGTTTGGGGTACTGCAAATTTGGTATCGACCTGATACCATGTAAATACAGGGACAGTATTGCCAATacagatactttttacttgaaattgtgCCATGGAGTAGATCATTTTGGCTCGATCTAGCTCGATCCGCCCAGCCCGGGTAAACAGTGTattgtctccctctagtgggagCTATTATAAGGTGCAGCGAGTGCTGGAGCACAGCATGACAGACGACAGCCACGAACGGAATTttttgattttgacaaagaactTGTGGGCCACTGCAAGCAAAGCGACCGAGAAGTGCAGGTGTTTTGATATGCTCGAGTACCACCACATTTACGAGCAGTGTTGTGATATGTCGTGAAAAGTGACTACTGTGAGTGTATTCTGACGAGCGATAGAAACTCGGGCTAATGTGagtctttttctttcttgtgaAAACCATTGACGACTTCAGAAAGTCAACGCTTGATCTGCTACTAAAAATAATAACGGCACAGTGTTTGCAGATGTAGCCGCTTCCTATTGCCTCCACCTAGGGAAGCATAGTTTTGCGTTGATGTAAACTGAGCACTGCCTCATGTCATGAGGGCTACAGTCACACATGACATGATGGCATCGTCACAAACTTTGCTGCAATGGTGCAGACAAACATGTAGCAGTTacccaaatgtggaaatacaga
This genomic interval from Dunckerocampus dactyliophorus isolate RoL2022-P2 chromosome 18, RoL_Ddac_1.1, whole genome shotgun sequence contains the following:
- the LOC129171705 gene encoding ADP-ribosylation factor-binding protein GGA1-like isoform X1, with protein sequence MAAPPETESLESRINRATNPLNRDTDWSSINAFCEQLNNDLEGPQLATRLLAHKIQSPQEWEAMQALLVLETCMKTCGKRFHNEVGKFRFLNELIKVVSPKYLGSRSPEPVKKKVLELIYSWTLGLPDEAKILDAYQMLKKQGILKQDPQLPPDLQPTLPPPRPKNAIFEDEEKSKMLSRLLNSSHPEDLKAANKLIKEMVQEDQKRAEKVSKRVSAIQEVNESVSLLTQLLQDYDSTATSQSNFELIQDLYQRCEKMRPTLFRLASDTEDNDEALAEILQANDSLTHVINLYKQQVKGEVVNGNNALNAQKQTGNLNVHPAGRTALLDLSGLDTSPQSPPSFPEFPTPTDSLNATSQETGISLLDDELMSLGLSEGTHTSNPPSQPEDSTAWDSFQSSDSIDADIPAAPSLLLSPEPPSHPISPGSAPKGSALDELDLLGKTLLQQSLPPEGLQVKWDKQQSKPTLRDLQSKLGSNITPNPIPAFVSDHPSLLLHSEPNLGPTLLDMTPAHTETSSSEVSLADVFVPLESIKPSSLLPVTVFDGHNLRVLLHIARDSPPSRPDVLVVIISMLSSAPVPVTNISFQISAQKSMVVKLQTPSGTDLPAYNPILPPAAVTQIMLLANPNKEKVQLQYRLSFTIGEQQHSENGSLQQFPAPETWGNL
- the LOC129171705 gene encoding ADP-ribosylation factor-binding protein GGA1-like isoform X2 — encoded protein: MAAPPETESLESRINRATNPLNRDTDWSSINAFCEQLNNDLEGPQLATRLLAHKIQSPQEWEAMQALLVLETCMKTCGKRFHNEVGKFRFLNELIKVVSPKYLGSRSPEPVKKKVLELIYSWTLGLPDEAKILDAYQMLKKQGILKQDPQLPPDLQPTLPPPRPKNAIFEDEEKSKMLSRLLNSSHPEDLKAANKLIKEMVQEDQKRAEKVSKRVSAIQEVNESVSLLTQLLQDYDSTATSQSNFELIQDLYQRCEKMRPTLFRLASDTEDNDEALAEILQANDSLTHVINLYKQQVKGEVVNGNNALNAQKQTGRTALLDLSGLDTSPQSPPSFPEFPTPTDSLNATSQETGISLLDDELMSLGLSEGTHTSNPPSQPEDSTAWDSFQSSDSIDADIPAAPSLLLSPEPPSHPISPGSAPKGSALDELDLLGKTLLQQSLPPEGLQVKWDKQQSKPTLRDLQSKLGSNITPNPIPAFVSDHPSLLLHSEPNLGPTLLDMTPAHTETSSSEVSLADVFVPLESIKPSSLLPVTVFDGHNLRVLLHIARDSPPSRPDVLVVIISMLSSAPVPVTNISFQISAQKSMVVKLQTPSGTDLPAYNPILPPAAVTQIMLLANPNKEKVQLQYRLSFTIGEQQHSENGSLQQFPAPETWGNL